CGACGGCACGTCGGGCAGCGCCGTCCCGCCCCCCTGGGTCGGCGCTTGTGCTCCACCCCGCGGGAAAGCGCTGCCCTTGTCGCCGATCGGCGAGGTACGGAGTGCGGTAGATTTTGTGGTGCGCCTCGTGGCCCGCTTGGGCGCCGCGGCTCAGCGCGTCCTGCTTTACGCGCCGCGGCTCAGCGCGGCGACGCCTGTCCGGGCCACTTCCATCAGGCCCAGCGGCCGCATCAGATCGGCAAAGGCATCGATCTTGTCCGGCGTGCCGGTCAGTTGGAAGACAAAGCTCTCCAGCGTCGAATCGACGACATTGGCGCGGAAGATATCCGCCAGCCGCAGCGCCTCGACGCGTTTTTCGCCCCCGCCCTTGACCTTGAACAGCGCCAGTTCGCGCTCGACAGAGCCACCCTCGACCGTCAGATCGTGCACGTCGTGGACAGAGACGATCCGGCCAAGCTGTGCCTTGATCTGCTCGATCACCTGCGGGGTGCCGCTGGTGACGATGGTGATGCGGCTCAGGTGGCCCTCGTGGTCGACCTCGGCCACGGTGAGGCTGTCAATGTTGTAGCCACGCCCCGAGAACAGGCCAATCACCCGCGCCAGCACGCCGGGCTCGTTTTCCACCAGAACGGCGATGGTGTGTGTTTCGGTCACGTCCGAGAAGCTGGGCCGCAGGTTATAGGCGGAATGCTTCGACGATCCCTTCTTGATGTTCAGTGCGGACATGTCCCGGCCCCTTCTCGATACTGGCCGGGTCCTGCGCCGCCCGGCGCCCCGGCGATGGCCTGCTTAGACCGGATCATGCGTGAAGGCCAGTCTTTAAGGGTGTCGAAGAGGGTGCTTTCCCCGGATTCACGGGGTCTGCCGGTATCGCCCGACCATGCCCCCTCGCATGGGGCGGGGATGAGCGGTCTTGGCCGGAACAGGCGAAGCCGCTGCGGTATCCTGTTTTCGTGGCGAGCCGCGGACCTGCCTGTTGCCCGTGCCGCGCCGGTCTTGGCTTTCCTTGCAGGCACGGACTGCTGCAAAGCCGTCGGATTTGCGCCGGGGCGCGTTCCGGGTCGGGGCAGGGCGCCGCAGTGTCGTCCATTCTCAGCCAGTGCCGCCCGGGTGCCGATGCGGTGGTGCAGTCCCGACCGCAGACACAGCCGCCGGGTGCACCGCCTGCGACGTGACCGGCGATGCGGGCCGCCAATCTGACGCTGTCATAAAACTGTTACGCAAGTGTCACAAAAGCTTGGTTCGCCGGGTCTAGGCGTCACACCCGGAGATCACTGGATCGGTGATCGATTCCGAAAAGATACCTGGATGGAGTTTTCCACATGTCTGTCAAACTGACCGCCTCCGCTCTGGCGATTGCCGCCGTCGCAGCAACCTCTGCCGCTGCCCGCGACAACGTGCAGGTCGCCGGTTCTTCGACCGTGCTGCCCTATGCCTCGATCGTGGCCGAAGCCTTCGGCGAGAACACCGACTTCCCGACGCCGGTCGTCGAATCGGGCGGCTCCTCCGCCGGTCTGAAGCGCTTCTGCGAAGGCGTGGGCGAGAACACCATCGACGTCGCCAACGCGTCGCGCAAGATCCGCGAAAAGGAAATCGAAGCCTGCGCGGCCAACGGCGTGACCGACATCATCGAAGTCCGCATCGGCTATGACGGCATCGTCTTCGCCAGCCAGCAGTCTGGCCCCGCCTTCACCGCGTTCGAACCGGCCGACATCTACAACGCCATCGGCTCCAAGGTCATGAAAGACGGCGAACTGGTCGACAACGCCAACACCACCTGGGACGAGTTCAACGGCGACCTGCCCGCCGTCGAGATCGCCATGTTCATCCCCGGCACCAAGCACGGCACGCGTGAAGTCTTCGAAGAGAAGGTTCTGCTGCCCGGCTGTGAAGCAACCGGCGCCATGCAGGCGATGATCGACGGCGGCATGTCCGAAGACGACGCCGAGGACGCCTGCCTGGCCGTGCGCACCGACGGCAAATCGGTCGACATCGACGGCGACTACACCGAGACGCTGGCGCGCATCGACAGCAACACCAACGGCATCGGCGTCTTCGGCCTGGCGTTCTACGAGAACAACACCGACAAGCTGAAGGTCGCGACCATGTCCGGCGTCGAGCCCACCACCGAGACCATCTCGACCGGCGAATATCCCGTGTCGCGCCCGCTGTTCTTCTACGTGAAGAAAGCCCACATCGGCGTGATCCCGGGCCTGAAAGAGTACGCTCAGTTCTTCGTCGCTGACGAGCTGGCAGGCCCCTCCGGCCCGCTGGCCAACTACGGCCTCGTGTCCGACCCCGAGCTGGCAGCCACCCAGGCCGCCGTCGAAGCAGAAGAGACCATGTCCTCGGGCATGTAATCCGGTCTGACGACCACGGGGGCGGCGCATTCCGCCGCCCCCAGTTTCCGTTACAGACCGTTACCGAAAAGGATTACGGGGGGCATATGCCGATTTTCTGGCTCATCTTAATCGTGCTCGCGATCGCCGCGACCGGCTTTGTCATCGGGCGCAAGCGCGCCCTGCAAAGCGCCGGGGGCGACGGGCGCCGCCTGCATTCCCTGCCGGGCTATTACGGCTACAACGTCGTGCTCAAGGCCATCGTGCCGGCCTTCCTGCTGATGATCGTCTGGCTGCTGGTGCAGCCGCTGGTCGTGAACAACAGCGTGTCAGGCATGATCCCCGAAGAGGCCGCGCAGACCGCCGGCAGCCAGAGCCTGGTGATGTCCGAGATCCGCCGCCTGTCGAGCGGGCTGGACGCGGTGACCGGCATGGGGCTTCTGTCCGAAGAGGCCGCCCGCGACCCCGGGGCCGATCCCGCCGCCATCGCGCAGACGCTGCGGGACGCGGGCCAGATCGTGACCTCCGAGGTTACGACGCCGATCCTCAACGCGGCCCAGCGGTTCCGCGGGCTGAATGCGACCGGCAACCTTGCCATGACCGCGCTTGTCATCCTTGTGGCGCTGGCGGGGGCGTTGCTGGCGATCCGCGAGACAAACCCCGAGTTCCGCGCCCGCAACACTGTCGAGCAGGGCGTCAAGGCGCTGCTGATCGGGGCCGCCTCCATCGCCATCCTGACCACCATCGGCATCGTGCTGTCGCTGGTCTTCAACACCGTCGAGTTCTTCCGGCTGTACCCCGCGACCGATTTCTTCTTCGGCACCGAATGGGCGCCCAGCTTCTCGGGCCGGGGTGGGTCGTCCCAGCTTGGCATTATCGCGCTGCTCTGGGGCACCTTCTACATTTCCATCGTCGCGCTGGCGGTGGCTGTGCCCGTCGGCCTGTTCGCGGCGGTCTATCTGTCGGAATACGCCTCGCCGCGCGTGCGGTCCTTTGCCAAGCCCATGCTCGAAGTGCTGGCCGGTATCCCGACCATCGTTTACGGCCTCTTCGCCCTACTGACGGTCGGTCCGCTGCTGATGAGCGTCTTCGGTCGCGAGGGTTTTGGCTGGATGCAGTCCGGCACCGCCGTCATGACCGCCGGTCTGGTCATGGGCATCATGCTGATCCCCTTCGTGTCCTCGCTGTCCGACGACATCATCAACGCCGTGCCGCAGGCCATGCGGGATGGCAGCTATGGCCTGGGCGCCACCAAGTCCGAGACCATCAAGCAGGTTGTCCTGCCCGCCGCCCTGCCGGGCATCGTGGGTGCCGTCCTGCTGGCCGCAAGCCGTGCCATCGGTGAGACCATGATCGTGGTGCTGGGGGCAGGGGCCGCGGCCCGTCTGTCGCTCAACCCCTTCGAGGCCATGACCACCGTCACCGCCAAGATCGTCAGCCAGCTGACCGGCGACGCCGACTTCGCCTCGCCCGAGGCGCTGGTGGCCTTCGCGCTTGGCATGACCCTCTTCGTGATCACGCTGGGGCTGAACGTCTTCGCCCTTTATATCGTGCGCAAATACCGGGAGCAGTACGACTGATGTCCGATCTCAGCCTTCACGACGGCGGCAGCGCTCCGCGCCGCTCTTCGATCCACTCTGTCAACGCCCGCACGAAGAAGCGCAACGCCTCGGAAAAGCGGTTCAAGGCCTATGGTATTGCCGCAATCTGCGTGGGCCTGTTCTTCCTGGTGGTGCTCGCCGCATCGATCCTGTCGAACGGAACGCGGGCCTTCACCCGCACCGTGGTCTCTGTCGACTTCACCCTGACGCAGGAACAGTTCGATGCCGCCGAGGGCACGCTTTTCAAGACCAAGGCCTATTCTGACTACTTCATCGCCGCCGTGCAGCAGAAGCTGCAGGAGGACGGGGTTCAGATCGCCTTTGACGAGGCCACCATCGAGCGCATGATGGGCAAGGTCGGCTCTGCCATCCGCGAGCATTACACCGCGAACCCGGGCGACCTCGGGCAGGCGGTGGCCTTCAGCCTGCCGACCTCCAGCCGCGTCGACGGCTACTTCAACGGCCGCGTGACCCGCGAGACGATGGAAGACAGCCGTTTTCTGATGGCCGCCGACCTCGACCTTGCGGACGCGCTGTCCGAGGCGGGCGTGATCACGTCAGAGTTCAACTGGCCCTTCATCACCGGCGCGGACTCGGGTGTGGACAACCCCGGCGGCGCGGGCATCGGCGCCTCTGTCATCGGCTCGTTCTTCATGATGCTGGTGGTGCTCTTCCTGTCGCTGCCCATCGGCGTCGCGGCCTCGATCTACCTCGAGGAATTCGCGCCGCAGAACAAGTGGACCGACCTGATCGAGGTGAACATATCGAACCTTGCCGCCGTGCCCTCGATCGTCTTCGGTATCCTCGGCCTTGCGGTGTTCATCCAGTTCATGCACCTGCCGCAGTCTGCGCCTCTGGTCGGTGGCCTCGTGCTGACCCTGATGACGCTGCCCACGATCATCATCTCCACCCGCGCCTCGCTGAAGTCGGTCCCGCCGTCGATCCGCGACGCGGCGCTGGGGGTCGGGGCCTCGAAGATGCAGGCGGTCTTCCACCACGTCCTGCCGCTGGCCATGCCGGGCATCCTGACCGGCACCATCATCGGCCTCGCGCAGGCGCTGGGGGAAACCGCGCCGCTCCTGCTGATCGGCATGGTGGGCTTCGTGGCGCGCGGCTATCCCGACGGCTTCCTGCAGGGCTTCGTGGAACCCAACTCCGCCATGCCCGCGCAGATCTACACATGGGCGGCGCGCTCTGACGCGGCCTTCTACGACAAGGCATGGGGCGGCATCATCATCCTGCTGCTCTTCCTGCTCAGCATGAACATCATCGCCATCATCCTGCGCCGCCGCTTCGAGCGCCGCTGGTAAGGCCCCCCTCCGGCGGCGCCCGCGCCGCCGCCCCCTGACCGCCGAAGGCGCGCCCCGCCGCGCCACCGGCCCCCACATCGCCCAACCGACCGCGCCGCATGCGCCGTTGGTAACCCGAACCGGGAGAGGTATATGAACATGTACGACGCACCGCATACGACGGAGAGAGACGTGACGCAGACCGACGTTAAGATCGCCGCGAAGGGCGTGCAGGTCTATTACGGCGACACCCACGCCATCAAGGACGTGGACGTCCAGATCGAGGACAAGACCGTCACCGCCTTCATCGGCCCCTCGGGCTGCGGCAAGTCGACCTTCCTGCGCTGCATCAACCGGATGAACGACACCATCGACATCTGCCGCGTCGAGGGTGACATTCTGATCGACGGCGAGGACATCTACGACAAGCGCGTCGACCCGGTGCAACTGCGCGCCAAGGTCGGCATGGTCTTCCAGAAGCCGAACCCCTTCCCGAAGTCGATCTACGACAACATCGCCTACGGCCCCCGCATCCACGGGCTGGCCCGCAACAAGGCCGAACTGGACGAGATCGTCGAGAAGTCGCTCCGCCGCGGCGCCATCTGGGACGAGGTCAAGGACCGTCTGGACAAGCCTGGCACCGGCCTGTCCGGCGGCCAGCAGCAGCGCCTGTGCATCGCCCGCGCCGTTGCGACCGAACCCGAGGTCCTGCTGATGGACGAGCCCTGCTCGGCGCTCGACCCCATTGCCACGGCGCAGGTCGAAGAACTGATCGACGAGCTGCGCAGCCAGTATTCGGTGGTCATCGTGACCCACTCGATGCAGCAGGCCGCGCGCGTCAGCCAGAAGACCGCCTTTTTCCACCTCGGCAACCTCGTCGAGTTTGGCGAAACCGGGAAGATCTTCACCAACCCCGAAGATCCCCGCACCGAAAGCTACATCACGGGACGGATCGGATAATGAGCGAGCTGAAGCAGCACATCTCCAGCGCCTTCGACCGCGACCTCGAAGGCATACAGGCGCAGATCATGAAGATGGGGGGCCTCGTGGAGGCGGCCATTCAGGGCGCCGCCAAGTCGCTGGACACCCGCGACCAGGAACTGGCCGAAAAGGTGCGTCAGGGCGATGCGGCCATCGACGCGCTCGAAGAAGCTCTGCAGGATGAGGCCGCCCGCGTGATCGCGCTGCGCGCGCCCTCTGCCATCGATCTGCGCGTGGTGCTTTCTGTCATGCGCATGTCGGCGAACCTTGAACGCATTGGCGATCTGTCGAAGAACATGGCCAAGCGCACCGGCGTGCTGGTGCAGCTGCATCAGGTCGGCGGCACCGCCACGTCGCTGCGCCGCATGGCGCGCGAGGTCGAGTTGATGCTCAAGGACGCGCTCGACAGCTACATCCAGCGCGACACCGCACTGGCGGCGGACGTGATCGAGCGCGACCGCGACGTCGACCAGATGTACAACACCCTGTTCCGCGAGTTCCTGACCTTCATGATGGAGGACCCGCGCAACATCACCGCCTGCATGCACCTGCATTTCATCGCCAAGAACATCGAGCGTATGGGCGACCATGTCACCGCGATCGCCGAGCAGGTGATCTTCCTGACCACCGGCGAAAAGCCCGACGAACAGCGCCAGAAGGCAGACCTGACCTCGTCGGACCTCAGCCTTTCGCCGCAGCACGAGGCCTGACGCCTTGAGCAACGACCAACCCACGGTCCTCGTCGTCGAGGACGAACCGGCGCAGCGCGAAGTCCTGTCCTACAACCTCGAGGCAGAGGGCTTTCGCGTGGCCCGCGCCGAAAACGGCGAGGAGGCGATGGTCCTGCTTGCCGAGGAAAGCCCGGACATCATCGTTCTGGACTGGATGCTGCCGAACGTCTCGGGAATCGAGGTCTGCCGCCGCATCAAGACGCGGCCCGAAACCCGCAACGTGCCGATCATCATGCTGTCGGCGCGTTCGGAAGAGGTGGACCGCGTGCGCGGGCTGGAAACCGGCGCCGACGATTATGTGGTCAAGCCCTACTCGGTGGTCGAGTTGATGGCGCGGGTGCGCGCCCAGCTGCGCCGCACCCGCCCTGCGGCGGCGGGGCTGAGGTTGGAATACGAAGACATCGTGCTGGATGCCGAAACCCACCGGGTGACCCGCCGGGGCAAGGAGCTGAAGCTTGGCCCGACCGAGTTCCGGCTGCTGTCCACCTTCATGGAGAAGCCGGGCCGCGTCTGGTCGCGCGAGCAACTGCTGGACCGAGTCTGGGGCCGCGACATTTATGTCGACACCCGAACCGTCGACGTCCACATCGGACGGTTGCGCAAGGCGCTTGGCCAGCACGGTGGCGAGGATCCCCTGCGCACCGTCCGCGGCGCGGGCTATGCACTGGGGTGAGCATCGGGTCGCGCCTGCGGCGCGATGAAAGGTCCGGGGGACCTTTCACGATGCGAACGGGCGGAGCCCGGGATCGGGTCGCGCCTCTGTGCTACGGTTGAGGTGCGGGGAAGGCGCTTCGAAGCGCCTTCCGTCCCGACCCTGGGCGCCGGTGCTTGAAAATTGGACAGGTTGGGCGTGACCGTCCCGTCCGGTGCGGCGCGGTCGGTATTGCGGACCGTACCATCCGGCCGTTCCGGCGCTGACGCAGAAACAGGTGCCGTAATCCCTTGAGGCATCGAAGCAGGGCGCATGGCACCCTTATTGCATGGTGGGCTCTGACAACCCGAAGTCTGGCCCCGTCCACGCCCCCGCCTGCGTGGATCGAATAGCTGTGCCGACCTGTGGGCCACGGCCTTGACCACCCCTTGCGCCGCGTCATCTACTCCCGAGGATCCCCGGACAAAAGGCCCTCTGCATGACCCGTCTCCTCTCCGCCACGCTGGCGTTGCTCCTCTCGATCACCGCCGCCGCCGCGCATGAGGTCCGGCCCGCCATTGGCGATCTCGAAACCGAGGGCGCCGAGCTGTCTCTGGTTTTGCGGTTGACGGCAGAGCCTTTGCTGGCGGGCGTGGATCTGGAAGGGGTCGAGGACACCAACGACACGGCCGGATCGGGGGCCGTGGATCAGCTTCGCGCACTTGCAACCGCCGACCTCATGGCCCGTGTCGACGCGGAGCAGGGCAGGCTTCTCGGCCCGGTCTCCGTCACCTCGGGTGGGACAGCGGTGCCATTGACCCTGGACCGGGTCGAGGTGGATGACATTGAAAACCCGGAGCTTCCGCGCGAGACCCGGCTGTTTCTAAGCGGCACCCTGCCAGCCGGCGCCGAGACGCTGGTGGTCACTTGGCCCGCAGAATACGGAACTTTGATCCTGCGCCAGCAAGGGGTCGAGGCGGGCTTTACCGGCTACCTGACCGGCGGCCCGTCAGAACCGATCACCCTTGCGGGCGGCGATGCCGCCGGCGGGATCGAGACCTTCCTCGGCTATATCCCTGTGGGCTTTGAACATATCCTGCCCCTGGGGCTGGATCACATCCTCTTCGTGCTGGGCCTCTTCTTCCTCTCGACCCGGCTGGGGCCGCTGCTCTGGCAGGTCTCGGCCTTCACGCTGGCGCATACCGTGACGCTGGCGCTGGGGGCACTTGGCTATGTCACCATACCCGGCAGCATCGTCGAGCCGATCATCGCCGCTTCGATCGTCTATGTCGCGGTCGAGAACATCTTTGCCCATGGACTTCACCGCTGGCGCCCGGTGGTGATCTTCGTCTTCGGCCTGCTGCACGGGCTGGGCTTCGCCAGCGTGCTGGGGGAATTCGGGCTGCCCGCCGGCCAGTTTCTTCCGGCGCTGATCGGCTTCAACCTGGGGGTGGAGATCGGGCAGCTGACAGTCATCGCCATCGCCTTCCTGCTGGTGGTGCTGGCCCAGCGGGTCGATGCGCTGCGGGTCGATCCGCGCACCGGGCAGGTGGTCTACGGCGTGCTCGCCCTGAGCTTCGTGGCGCTTGGGTTCCTGCTGAACGGTCCGGGTTTCACCGAGACCATGGGTGCGGGCGCGCCGGTGTTCCTGTGGCCGCTGGCGGGCCTGTCTGCGCTGTGCCTGCTGTCGGCAAGCTTCGTCGACCGCCTGCATGCCTATCGCCGTTTCGTCGCCGTCCCGGCCTCGGCCGCCATCGCCCTTGTCGGGGCCTACTGGTTCGTGGAGCGGGTTTTCCTATAGCGCCGAACGCGGCCCTCTTCGTGCAGGGGGCAGGGCGGAGGGGGCTCTGCCCCCGCTGCGCTCCCCCAAGGGTATTTGAGAGACCAGAGAAGCACGCGGAGAGCGGGACCGCTGACCTTGCGCGAGGTCTTTTCAGTGACCTGGCTTCCGGGAGTTGCGCTGGTTTAGTGCTTGCGTCCGGGCGCGCGGTGTTCTAATGGCGCGCTCACGAACCCCGCAGGCGGGGGCGGGCCCATTGGACAGACATCCCCAGGGGTCCACCGGTTGAGGCATAGACCTTGATCCCCCGCCGAGGCATGAAACCGGAAAGGATAGAAGGCATGGCTCTTCCCGAGTTCACCATGCGCCAGCTGCTTGAAGCAGGCGTGCACTTTGGCCACCAGACGCAGCGCTGGAACCCCCGCATGGGCGAGTTCATCTACGGTGCGCGCAACGGCATCCACATCATGGACCTGACGCAGACCGTCCCGATGCTGGACGCCGCTCTGAACGCGATCCGCGATTGCGTCGCCAAGAACGGCCGCGTGCTGTTTGTCGGCACCAAGCGGCAGGCCGCGCAGCCGATCGCCGAGGCGGCCGAGAAATGCGCGCAGTACTACATGAACCACCGCTGGCTGGGCGGCACGCTGACCAACTGGCAGACCGTGTCGCAGTCGATCAACCGCCTGCGTCAGATCGACGAGACGATGGAAGGTGGCGCCGAGGGCCTCACCAAGAAAGAGCGTCTGAACATGGAACGCGACCAGGGTAAGCTTCAGGCTTCGCTAGGCGGCATCCGTGAAATGGGCGGCGTGCCGGACATGCTGTTCGTCATCGACGTCAAGAAAGAGGCGCTGGCCGTCGCCGAAGCCAACAAGCTGGGCATCCCGGTCGTCGCCATCGTCGACACCAACTGCTCGCCCGAGGGTGTGGATTACATCATCCCCGGCAACGACGACGCGGCCCGCGCGATCGCGCTGTACTGCGACCTCGTGTCCCGCGCGGCCCTGGACGGCATGACCGGCCAGATGGAAGCCGCCGGCGTGGACATCGGCGCCTTCGAAGAGGCCCCGGTCGAGGAAACCCTCGCCGAGACCGGCGAGACCGCCTGATCCCGCTGTCGCGAAAGCGACACATCTGCGTGACAAGGCAAGGGGGCCCGGGGCCCCTTTGCCACCCCGCAAGACAGACATGAGGAGAGCCAGCACATGGCAATCACCGCATCCCAGGTGAAAGAACTGCGCGAGATGACCGGCGCAGGCATGATGGACGCCAAGAAGGCACTGGTCGAGAACGACGGCAACATGGACGCCGCGGTCGACTGGCTGCGCACCAAGGGCCTCGCCAAGGCCGCCAAGAAGTCCGGCCGTACCGCGGCAGAGGGCCTTGTGGCCGTGGCCATCGACGGTGGCACCGGCGTCGCCGTCGAAGTGAACTCGGAAACCGACTTCGTTGCCAAGAACGCGGGCTTCCAGGAAATGGTCGGGGGCATCGCCCAGGCCGCTCTGGGTGTCGACTCGGTCGAGGCTCTGGCCGATGCCAAGGTGAACGGCAAGCCCGTGAGCGAGACCATCACCGACGCGGTCGCCAAGATCGGCGAGAACATGACCCTGCGCCGGATGGCCAAGGTCTCTGGTGAAGTGGTCGCGTCCTACGTCCACAACGCCGCCACCGATGGCATGGGCCAGATCGGCGTGCTGGTCGCGATGAAGGGCGGCTCGGAAGAGTTTGGCCGTCAGGTCGCCATGCACATCGCCGCCGCGAACCCGGCCGCTCTGAACGAATCCGAGCTCGACGCATCGGTCGTCGAGAAGGAGCGTCAGGTGCAGATCGACATCGCGCGCGAGTCCGGCAAGCCCGAGCAGGTCATCGAGAAGATGATCGAAGGCCGCATGAAGAAGTTCCTCGCCGAGATCACCCTTGTCGGCCAGCCTTTCGCGCTGAACCCCGATGTGACCGTCGAGCAGGCCGCCAAGGACGCCGGCGCCGAGATCACCGGTTTCGTCCGCATGCAGGTCGGCGAAGGCATCGAGGTCGAGAAGGAAGACTTCGCAGCCGAGGTGGCGAAGGCCGCTCAGGGCTGACACCGGTCCGACACCACGTATGACCAAAGGCGCGGGGGAAACCTCGCGCCTTTTTTTGTGGTGAAGGGGCAGGGGGTGCGCGCCCCGCAACCGAGGGACAGGAGCATCACCCGCCCCGCAATAGGATGTTTGGAGCGGCTCTCGCGTGTTTCCGCCGGAGTTTCGGCAGCTGTAAGCGAAAACGTGCCGTGACCGGGCTGCCGGTCTGGTCGGGTGGATGTGGCCTGTGCAAGGATCGGGGTCCCCGGAACGAGACATTGGGGATGATGTCCAGGGACCCCGAGGGGATGCTGGCTGGTGGTGCGGTAATTGCACCACCAAACCAGCCCGGCTTGCACCGATAATGAGACTCCAGGGCCCGGAAATATCGCGGGTTGGCGCCCCTTCGTTCCATGGCCAAAGCCACCACTCACGGAACAGCCTCAGATTGACCGTTTCCGCGATTCAAAGGAAGTCTGGATTTCCTGACCAACTGGCAAAAGAGGTGAATTCACGGGGGATTAACGGGGATTCTCCAGTAAGACCTGTCATAATTAGCAGGTCATCCGGAGAACCAGAGCGGGCCGCGATGGGTCGTGTGTGCCGGGGCGATTCACGCCTCGATGATGAACATCTGATTGTGGAACGCGGCCTTGGCCACGGCCTGCGCGGTGGTTTCCACGTTCAGCGTTTCCCGGGCAAGGCGCAGGTGCTTTTCGATCGTGGCCTGCGTCAGGCCCATGATCTGCGCAATGTCCTGCATGGTCTTGCCGTCTCCGACCCATTCCAGTGCCTCGCGCTGGCGCGGGGTCAGGTTCTGGTTCGGCAGCGGAACGGGCAGGGTGAGGATCTTCAGATGGGCAAGGTTGTTGCAAAGCACGATATCCTGCCCGTG
This region of Ponticoccus alexandrii genomic DNA includes:
- the tsf gene encoding translation elongation factor Ts — encoded protein: MAITASQVKELREMTGAGMMDAKKALVENDGNMDAAVDWLRTKGLAKAAKKSGRTAAEGLVAVAIDGGTGVAVEVNSETDFVAKNAGFQEMVGGIAQAALGVDSVEALADAKVNGKPVSETITDAVAKIGENMTLRRMAKVSGEVVASYVHNAATDGMGQIGVLVAMKGGSEEFGRQVAMHIAAANPAALNESELDASVVEKERQVQIDIARESGKPEQVIEKMIEGRMKKFLAEITLVGQPFALNPDVTVEQAAKDAGAEITGFVRMQVGEGIEVEKEDFAAEVAKAAQG